One genomic region from Pseudomonadota bacterium encodes:
- a CDS encoding nuclease, producing the protein MSMRGLRYHVAMQRVSGNLGGSPAQTQFWGWRGHAMINREAARELPTDMPAFFRGGGDSLEALASQPDRWKLRGLPNLDVDNRPDHYLNLERLGGRALPSERYSYVAMVADNHLQPTGQPPYSLGLLPYAIAEGTEKLTAEFALWRHETQANGFDTPLAHQLEQNAIYTAGVLGHFVADASQPLHVTAHHDGWNTQVEANPNGFSTQPGIHSRFESQFVEAAVTPGAVDALLKPPAELKGTALEVADTYCRETNGKVKKLYTLDKQGRLDPSKPSAEGRAFAVACVASGAQMLRNLWYTAWTRSEALEASMPESSGTPDPQLTPA; encoded by the coding sequence ATGTCGATGCGTGGGCTGCGCTATCATGTGGCCATGCAGCGTGTCAGTGGAAATCTCGGAGGGTCCCCCGCCCAGACGCAGTTCTGGGGGTGGCGCGGCCATGCCATGATCAATCGGGAGGCCGCAAGAGAGCTGCCCACCGATATGCCCGCTTTCTTCCGTGGTGGCGGCGACAGCCTCGAAGCCCTGGCCAGCCAGCCCGATCGCTGGAAGCTGCGGGGGCTCCCCAACCTCGACGTCGACAACCGACCCGATCACTATCTGAACCTCGAGCGCCTGGGTGGGCGCGCCCTTCCTTCAGAGCGCTACTCGTACGTTGCCATGGTGGCAGACAACCACCTGCAGCCCACGGGTCAACCGCCCTACAGCCTCGGTCTTCTTCCCTACGCGATTGCCGAAGGCACCGAGAAGCTCACGGCCGAGTTCGCTCTCTGGCGCCACGAGACCCAGGCCAACGGCTTCGACACCCCCCTGGCCCACCAGCTCGAGCAGAATGCCATCTACACCGCGGGTGTGCTCGGCCACTTCGTGGCCGACGCTTCGCAGCCGCTGCACGTCACCGCCCACCACGATGGCTGGAACACCCAGGTCGAAGCCAACCCCAACGGGTTCTCGACCCAGCCCGGGATACACTCACGCTTCGAGTCACAGTTCGTTGAGGCCGCAGTCACACCCGGCGCGGTCGACGCGCTGCTCAAACCGCCCGCAGAGCTCAAGGGCACCGCGCTCGAAGTCGCCGATACCTACTGCCGCGAGACGAATGGCAAGGTGAAGAAGCTCTACACCCTCGACAAGCAAGGCAGGCTCGACCCGTCAAAGCCCTCTGCGGAAGGTCGCGCATTCGCCGTAGCGTGCGTGGCGAGCGGTGCCCAGATGCTGCGCAATCTCTGGTACACCGCATGGACGCGCAGCGAGGCACTGGAAGCCTCGATGCCCGAATCGAGCGGCACCCCGGACCCCCAGCTCACA
- a CDS encoding PPOX class F420-dependent oxidoreductase, producing MIDPSSGRSSRERGIVATSGPFTALRQEKYLSLVTRRRDGREVATPMWFVVEGERIYMRTGAQSAKVKRIRNNGRVTLAPCTAAGRVTGTAVSAHAVVADASLLEPVNRAVKQKYGVMKTLIDLINRLRGLRDMAVIEISATGEGSPSP from the coding sequence ATGATCGATCCATCGTCCGGTCGTTCGTCCCGCGAGCGCGGCATCGTCGCTACAAGCGGCCCGTTCACCGCGCTCCGCCAAGAGAAGTATCTCAGCCTCGTCACCCGCCGTCGCGACGGTCGTGAGGTGGCCACGCCCATGTGGTTCGTGGTCGAGGGCGAGCGCATCTACATGCGCACCGGAGCACAGAGCGCAAAAGTGAAGCGCATCCGCAACAACGGGCGGGTCACGCTGGCGCCCTGCACGGCTGCAGGCCGCGTCACGGGTACCGCGGTGAGCGCACACGCTGTCGTCGCAGACGCATCGCTTCTCGAACCGGTGAATCGCGCGGTCAAGCAGAAGTACGGCGTGATGAAGACGCTCATCGACCTCATCAACCGCCTGCGCGGGCTACGCGACATGGCGGTTATCGAGATCAGTGCTACCGGTGAAGGTTCACCGTCACCGTAG
- a CDS encoding VCBS repeat-containing protein, which translates to MPDSPRTQEHRPNARFWRRPRPTQVISVVALLLCGLLAGCGAGGALGGFTATALVPWLVVMSLTGFLVGCGSNAGSSSSGSPLTEASALRGVALRFLTSPAKATASHTEALTPLTPAPQVAVIDSAGRIVTASSEAITVTLGDNPGGAVLSGTTTVNAVNGIATFTDLRISRAAVGYTLIASSGALASSTSTPFAVASLSLAFASPSSRHDQVVTAFPDIVTGQVEGDFNGDGNRDIAIVSTGYGSSGSTVSILLGDGTGQLSTPVPVAFTANSLSLDLAMADVNGDGRLDLISTQILQAGNPAVGNVQILIGNGDGTFQAPANHFVGGSPTGVTTGHFHSNQSLDIAVSLYNGGFGTALGALATLIGDGTGSFGAPTYTGQPADVGYITAGDFTGDGHEDLALTYAPGSSGTIQLYPGNGDGTFAAPVNTTLPTIKSYRLIPIRLNSGPNLDLLSVDGNGSLYALLGNGNGTFVVPPALPVGLNSYGVGAGDLTGDGRADVVGVSYSPLTRLSILINNGDGTLAPAIESAIGGGGQSIATQPAVGDLTHDGKADVVVTHMNVLSVLTGNGDGTFVQPPQVPAVAQVVASALVDADGDNHPDLLTVGDGGAFGFSHGNGDGTFTSLSSTTIAPSATSLAVGDLNHDGRPDAVVTSSQSTINVLLNAGGGSFQPQTVHSKYTASSAVLADVNHDGNLDIIASTAAAANGGSEIMVMPGDGRGGFASTPIETPTASGPSVAAVGDLDGDGNLDVAVASYGTNTVQVLFGNGDGTFTAPLNLNASSPSGVIVGDFNGDGHPDLAVTQTNTSAGSVAIMLGNGNARTFALALTPVATGVNAVGGVAIDLNADGTLDLVIGSQTGSDVVVLIGNGDGTFAGATLIATNAPSGLPAVADVNGDGKLDIVSPDLTQATVTVNLHR; encoded by the coding sequence ATGCCTGATTCGCCCCGCACGCAAGAGCACAGACCGAATGCGCGCTTCTGGCGGCGCCCCCGCCCGACCCAGGTCATCAGCGTCGTGGCCTTGCTGCTGTGCGGCCTCTTGGCTGGATGCGGCGCTGGAGGCGCACTGGGCGGCTTCACCGCAACGGCTCTTGTACCATGGCTCGTCGTGATGAGCCTCACCGGGTTCCTCGTCGGATGCGGCAGCAACGCAGGCAGCAGCAGCAGCGGCTCTCCGCTGACCGAGGCGTCAGCCCTGCGTGGCGTGGCGCTGCGATTCCTGACCTCACCCGCAAAAGCCACGGCCTCTCACACCGAAGCGCTGACGCCCCTCACCCCAGCCCCACAGGTCGCTGTCATCGATTCCGCCGGGCGAATCGTCACCGCTTCTTCCGAGGCCATCACCGTGACGCTGGGCGACAACCCTGGCGGCGCCGTGCTCTCTGGTACCACCACGGTGAACGCGGTGAACGGCATCGCCACGTTCACCGATCTGCGCATCAGCCGCGCCGCTGTGGGATACACCCTCATCGCCTCGTCGGGTGCGCTCGCCTCGAGCACCTCGACGCCGTTCGCTGTGGCCTCTCTGTCGCTTGCCTTCGCGAGCCCGTCGTCACGTCACGACCAGGTCGTCACCGCCTTCCCGGACATCGTCACCGGACAGGTAGAAGGCGACTTCAACGGCGACGGCAATCGCGACATCGCCATCGTCTCCACCGGCTACGGCAGCAGCGGGTCAACGGTATCGATTCTGCTCGGCGACGGGACGGGACAGCTCTCGACGCCCGTCCCCGTTGCCTTCACCGCCAACAGCCTGAGCCTCGATCTTGCCATGGCCGACGTGAACGGCGACGGTCGTCTCGACCTCATCTCCACGCAGATCCTTCAAGCCGGGAACCCCGCTGTAGGCAACGTGCAGATTCTCATCGGCAACGGCGATGGCACCTTTCAAGCCCCCGCCAACCACTTCGTCGGGGGCAGCCCTACCGGGGTGACGACGGGGCACTTCCACAGCAATCAAAGCCTCGACATCGCTGTCTCGCTCTACAACGGCGGCTTCGGAACCGCACTCGGTGCCCTGGCAACCCTCATCGGCGACGGTACGGGAAGCTTCGGTGCGCCGACCTACACGGGCCAGCCCGCGGATGTCGGATACATCACGGCGGGTGACTTCACCGGAGACGGGCACGAAGACCTGGCGTTGACGTATGCCCCGGGCAGCTCTGGAACGATTCAGCTCTACCCCGGCAACGGCGACGGCACATTTGCCGCACCCGTCAATACGACGCTGCCCACCATCAAGAGCTACCGCCTGATTCCGATTCGACTCAACAGCGGCCCCAATCTCGATCTGCTCTCGGTCGACGGCAACGGCAGCCTATATGCGCTCCTTGGAAACGGGAATGGCACCTTCGTGGTTCCTCCCGCGCTGCCCGTAGGCCTGAACTCGTACGGGGTCGGAGCAGGCGACCTGACAGGCGACGGTCGAGCAGATGTGGTGGGTGTGAGCTACAGCCCCCTGACCCGCCTGTCGATTCTGATCAACAACGGCGACGGCACGCTTGCACCTGCCATCGAGTCGGCTATCGGAGGTGGCGGACAATCGATTGCGACTCAGCCTGCAGTAGGCGACCTCACGCACGACGGGAAAGCCGATGTCGTCGTCACGCACATGAACGTCCTGTCGGTGCTCACGGGCAACGGTGACGGCACCTTCGTTCAACCGCCGCAGGTGCCGGCCGTGGCTCAGGTGGTGGCAAGCGCGCTCGTCGACGCTGACGGCGACAACCATCCAGACCTGCTCACGGTGGGGGATGGCGGCGCCTTCGGCTTCTCGCACGGCAACGGTGACGGCACCTTCACATCCCTCTCGAGCACGACGATTGCCCCGAGCGCGACAAGCCTTGCTGTAGGCGACCTCAACCACGACGGCAGACCCGATGCGGTGGTGACGTCAAGCCAGAGCACCATCAACGTGCTGCTCAACGCCGGTGGCGGCAGCTTTCAGCCGCAGACCGTTCATTCGAAATACACCGCTTCGAGCGCGGTGCTGGCCGACGTCAACCACGACGGCAACCTCGACATCATCGCGTCGACCGCGGCTGCCGCGAACGGTGGCAGCGAGATCATGGTCATGCCAGGCGACGGCCGAGGTGGCTTCGCCAGCACGCCTATCGAAACCCCCACAGCCTCCGGCCCATCAGTCGCCGCCGTGGGCGACCTCGACGGTGACGGCAACCTCGACGTTGCGGTGGCCAGCTACGGCACGAACACGGTGCAGGTTCTCTTCGGCAACGGCGACGGCACGTTCACCGCACCGCTCAATCTCAACGCGAGCAGCCCCTCTGGGGTCATCGTGGGCGACTTCAACGGCGACGGCCACCCCGACCTCGCCGTGACCCAGACCAACACGTCTGCGGGAAGCGTGGCCATCATGCTGGGCAACGGCAATGCGCGCACCTTCGCCCTCGCCCTCACGCCTGTGGCCACGGGCGTCAACGCCGTGGGCGGAGTCGCCATCGACCTGAACGCCGACGGCACGCTCGATCTGGTCATCGGCTCACAGACCGGTTCTGACGTGGTGGTGCTCATCGGCAATGGCGACGGCACCTTCGCGGGGGCCACGCTGATCGCCACCAACGCGCCGAGCGGCCTTCCCGCGGTGGCCGACGTCAACGGCGACGGCAAGCTCGACATCGTGAGCCCCGACCTCACCCAGGCTACGGTGACGGTGAACCTTCACCGGTAG
- a CDS encoding sodium:proton antiporter, with translation MLHGSAVPLNVPPPLLRPLGHHELLILLIQLSILVLVSRLLGEAARKLRQSPVVGELLAGVLLGPSFFGLLFPDLQAALFPRVQLQADLLAVATWLGVLFLLIVTGLETDLNLIVSKGRKALLISSCGITVTFVTGYALGQVLPDSFLVAPDKRFVFSLFIATAMSITAVPVIAKVLADMGLVRRDIGQIVLAAGMTDDTVGWVLLSMVTALASGTFSAQRPLLAMAGAVVFVTLALTVGRPLMSRLLLWVDNTFGGHNASLTTLLVVSLLGAALTAAMGIEPVLGAFTAGILVGQAPRFSREAGHALEIITAGFFAPVFFGAAGLKVNLIKLTEPRVFGVCLLVLAIACIGKFVGVYIGARLGRLSHWEALALGSAMNARGAMEIIVATIGLSAGVLTQDMYSIIVVVAIVTSLIAPPLLRIMLAHVTMGDEEAARLKAEEQARFSFVRNLHRVLVPSRGGENVQLGAQLVSHLGHRVPLEVTALYAETGDDGTDASQAVDAVSRNVDARGVKSRTVKGRNVADIILAEARRGYQLLVLGATRDERGSGALFNSIVDRVVQEAPCATVVVRGSDSAVETPLRHVLVPTIGTEYSRHAVEVACSVAAHLEALVTIVYVVTTSPEEMMTEEQMRNLVDIAQEIIDGQADLGRGFGAQVDTRVLVGRTSEQAIIEFIEAHAIDLVVVGSNLRPISGRAFFGRRVEALLAKAPCPVAVVSSR, from the coding sequence ATTCTTCACGGGTCGGCGGTACCTCTGAACGTGCCGCCGCCTCTTCTTCGTCCACTTGGACATCATGAGCTTCTGATTCTTCTGATCCAGCTGTCGATTCTCGTGCTGGTCAGCCGCTTGTTGGGCGAGGCCGCCCGCAAGCTGCGGCAGTCGCCCGTGGTAGGCGAGCTCTTGGCGGGGGTATTGCTAGGACCGTCGTTCTTCGGGCTGCTCTTTCCAGACCTGCAGGCCGCCCTCTTCCCGCGGGTGCAGCTGCAGGCCGATCTGCTGGCTGTGGCAACCTGGCTCGGCGTGCTCTTCCTGCTCATCGTGACCGGTCTGGAAACCGATCTCAACCTCATCGTGAGCAAGGGGCGCAAGGCCTTGCTCATCTCCAGCTGCGGCATCACGGTGACATTCGTGACCGGATATGCCCTGGGGCAGGTGCTGCCCGACAGCTTCCTGGTCGCGCCGGACAAGCGCTTCGTCTTCAGCTTGTTCATCGCCACGGCCATGAGCATCACCGCGGTTCCCGTCATTGCCAAGGTGCTGGCTGACATGGGGCTTGTGCGCCGAGACATCGGACAGATCGTTCTCGCCGCGGGCATGACCGACGATACGGTGGGCTGGGTGCTGCTGTCGATGGTGACCGCCCTGGCGTCGGGAACCTTCTCGGCGCAGCGCCCCCTGCTTGCCATGGCGGGTGCTGTGGTGTTCGTCACCCTGGCGCTCACCGTGGGCCGCCCGCTCATGTCACGCCTGCTGCTGTGGGTCGACAATACCTTCGGGGGGCACAACGCCTCGCTCACGACGCTGCTTGTGGTATCGCTGCTGGGCGCCGCCCTCACGGCGGCCATGGGCATCGAGCCGGTTCTCGGGGCGTTCACAGCGGGCATTCTGGTGGGGCAGGCTCCGCGATTCAGTCGCGAGGCCGGTCATGCCCTCGAGATCATCACCGCGGGCTTCTTTGCCCCCGTCTTCTTCGGGGCCGCGGGTCTCAAGGTCAACCTCATCAAGCTGACGGAGCCGCGGGTGTTCGGGGTCTGCCTGCTGGTGCTCGCCATCGCGTGCATCGGAAAGTTCGTGGGGGTCTACATCGGAGCGCGTCTCGGGCGTTTGTCTCACTGGGAGGCGCTGGCTCTCGGGTCGGCCATGAACGCGCGAGGCGCCATGGAGATCATCGTGGCCACCATCGGTCTGTCAGCGGGCGTGCTCACGCAGGACATGTACAGCATCATCGTGGTGGTGGCCATCGTCACGTCGCTCATCGCCCCGCCGCTGCTGCGAATCATGCTTGCGCACGTGACCATGGGGGATGAGGAAGCCGCACGCCTGAAGGCCGAGGAACAGGCGCGGTTCAGCTTCGTGCGCAACCTGCATCGCGTGCTCGTTCCCAGTCGCGGTGGCGAGAATGTTCAGCTGGGCGCGCAGCTGGTGAGCCACCTGGGGCATCGCGTTCCCCTCGAGGTCACGGCGCTCTATGCCGAGACGGGCGATGACGGCACGGACGCGAGCCAGGCGGTCGATGCGGTGTCACGCAATGTCGACGCACGCGGCGTGAAGAGCCGGACGGTGAAGGGCAGAAACGTGGCCGACATCATTCTGGCCGAGGCGCGACGTGGCTATCAGCTGCTCGTACTGGGCGCCACGCGTGATGAGCGGGGTTCTGGCGCGCTGTTCAACTCCATCGTCGACCGGGTCGTTCAGGAGGCGCCTTGCGCCACGGTCGTGGTGCGAGGGAGCGACAGCGCGGTCGAGACGCCCCTTCGTCACGTGCTGGTGCCCACCATCGGCACCGAGTACAGCCGTCACGCCGTCGAGGTGGCGTGCAGCGTTGCGGCGCACCTCGAGGCGCTCGTGACCATCGTCTATGTGGTGACCACCTCGCCGGAGGAGATGATGACCGAGGAGCAGATGCGCAACCTCGTCGACATCGCCCAGGAGATCATCGACGGCCAGGCCGATCTCGGCCGTGGCTTCGGCGCCCAGGTCGACACCCGCGTGCTCGTCGGGCGCACGTCGGAGCAGGCCATCATCGAGTTCATCGAAGCCCACGCCATCGATCTCGTGGTGGTGGGCAGCAATCTGCGTCCCATCAGCGGGCGCGCATTCTTCGGACGTCGCGTCGAGGCGCTGCTTGCCAAGGCGCCGTGTCCGGTGGCGGTGGTCAGCTCACGGTAG